A window of the Desulfobacula toluolica Tol2 genome harbors these coding sequences:
- the gcvPA gene encoding aminomethyl-transferring glycine dehydrogenase subunit GcvPA: protein MRYLPHTKEDIESMLKVTGNSSLDDLFDCIPDNLRTKDKIDIPESLSEWELNTHMEALASANIACKNYKCFIGAGSYDHYIPAIVPYLISRSEFMTAYTPYQPEISQGTLQGIYEFQTMVTRLLGMDIATASHYDCGTALAESALIALKKNKKTKKIAVSSLVHPSHRQIVHTYLAPAGYEMVEISYTKEGLTDITAIEAMGDLAGIAVQSPNFFGNIEDLSAFKAIADAKKGLFIVSFTEAMAYGLLKSPGSFGADLVAGEGQSLGIPKSFGGPGLGLLAGTKKQMRNLPGRFVGKTKDTNGKDGFVLTLATREQHIRREKASSNICSNNGLNAMTAGIYLATVGKIGIQEIAQQNHDKAQYMKNSLLKSGFEPGFNSPFFNEFVLKAPKGFEQKRSAMIQDSCIFAGLNLETFYPELKQHYLFCATETISKDDIDQLAKEVQ from the coding sequence ATGCGCTATCTTCCCCATACCAAAGAAGATATTGAAAGTATGCTCAAGGTAACAGGCAATTCTTCGCTTGATGACCTGTTTGACTGCATACCGGATAATCTGAGGACAAAGGACAAGATTGATATTCCGGAAAGCCTGTCAGAGTGGGAACTCAATACCCATATGGAAGCGCTTGCATCCGCCAATATCGCCTGTAAAAACTACAAATGTTTCATCGGTGCCGGCAGCTATGACCATTATATCCCGGCCATTGTCCCCTATTTGATTTCCCGGTCCGAATTCATGACCGCCTACACACCCTACCAGCCTGAAATCAGCCAGGGAACATTGCAGGGTATTTATGAATTCCAGACCATGGTTACAAGGTTGCTGGGAATGGACATTGCCACGGCATCCCATTATGATTGCGGAACTGCTCTTGCGGAATCCGCCTTGATCGCCTTGAAAAAAAACAAAAAAACAAAAAAAATAGCCGTATCTTCCCTGGTTCATCCCAGTCACCGGCAGATAGTTCACACCTATCTTGCCCCTGCAGGCTATGAAATGGTTGAGATCTCCTATACAAAAGAGGGACTCACTGACATCACCGCTATTGAAGCCATGGGAGATCTTGCAGGCATTGCTGTTCAGTCTCCGAATTTTTTCGGCAACATAGAAGATTTAAGCGCCTTTAAAGCAATTGCAGATGCAAAAAAAGGGTTGTTCATTGTCTCTTTTACTGAGGCCATGGCCTATGGTCTTTTGAAAAGTCCCGGCAGTTTTGGTGCAGACCTGGTTGCAGGTGAGGGCCAGAGCCTGGGAATCCCCAAATCATTTGGCGGCCCAGGCCTGGGATTGCTTGCCGGAACCAAAAAGCAGATGAGAAACCTTCCCGGTCGTTTTGTAGGGAAAACAAAGGATACAAACGGAAAGGACGGATTTGTTTTGACCCTTGCTACCCGGGAACAACATATCAGAAGAGAAAAAGCATCTTCCAATATCTGTTCCAATAACGGGCTAAATGCCATGACCGCCGGGATTTACCTTGCCACGGTTGGAAAAATCGGCATACAAGAAATTGCACAGCAAAATCATGACAAAGCCCAGTATATGAAAAACAGCCTGCTGAAATCAGGGTTTGAACCCGGATTTAACTCCCCGTTTTTCAATGAATTTGTTTTAAAAGCACCAAAAGGATTTGAACAGAAAAGATCCGCCATGATTCAGGACAGCTGTATTTTTGCAGGGCTGAACCTTGAAACCTTCTATCCTGAACTCAAACAGCATTATCTGTTTTGTGCAACCGAAACAATTTCAAAAGATGACATTGATCAATTGGCAAAGGAGGTGCAATAA
- the gcvH gene encoding glycine cleavage system protein GcvH, with amino-acid sequence MKEINDLNLADDVKYTKDHEWATLSGDTVTIGINDYAQDQLGEIVFVELPEIGDTFSIGDEFGSVESVKAVSEIYIPISGEVVQINESLEDAPELVNESCYDNGWIIKIKPDDVSQLDNLMDKAAYLEMLKG; translated from the coding sequence ATGAAGGAAATAAATGATCTTAACTTAGCAGATGACGTAAAATATACAAAAGACCATGAATGGGCAACATTATCAGGCGATACGGTAACCATAGGAATTAACGATTACGCCCAGGATCAGCTTGGGGAAATTGTGTTTGTTGAACTTCCTGAAATCGGTGACACTTTTTCCATAGGAGATGAATTTGGAAGCGTGGAATCGGTAAAAGCGGTTTCAGAAATTTACATTCCAATCTCAGGGGAGGTTGTGCAGATCAACGAAAGCCTTGAAGATGCACCTGAACTGGTAAATGAATCCTGTTATGATAACGGGTGGATTATCAAAATTAAACCCGATGATGTTTCACAACTGGATAACCTTATGGACAAAGCTGCATACCTTGAAATGCTGAAAGGATAA
- the gcvPB gene encoding aminomethyl-transferring glycine dehydrogenase subunit GcvPB, with protein sequence MSQQPGTSGLVFNEPLLWDKSREGRCAVSLPKQDVERAVLDKSLTGDAPELPQLSELDVVRHYTRLSQWNFGVDSGMYPLGSCTMKYNPKTNEVQAARQGFAGAHPFAGEEFSQGALEMMYNLEQYLIRITGFDAATLQPAAGAHGEFAGILMIHAYHAKNGKQRSKIIVPDTAHGTNPASASLCGYKSVNIKSGKDGILEPEAVAAVMDEDTAGIMVTNPNTLGLFESNIKEIAEIVHSKGGLVYGDGANMNAIMGIVKPGQIGIDVLHFNLHKTFSTPHGGGGPGSGPVAVVKALEPFLPIPRVVKELDSYRFETNCPDTIGRLHTFYGHVGVMIRAYSYILSMGGKGLKDASTLAVLNANYIKESLKGTLNLPYDRPCMHECVFNDEKQQENQYSGSIPQVHITTMDMAKRLLDYGFHPPTVYFPLVVEGAFMVEPTETESKEDIDQFIDAVKSIAKEAVEEPEQLKTAPHLSKVTRMDEVTAARKPCLKG encoded by the coding sequence ATGAGCCAGCAACCTGGAACAAGCGGTCTTGTGTTTAATGAACCGCTGCTGTGGGATAAAAGCCGTGAAGGAAGGTGTGCCGTATCTCTGCCAAAGCAGGATGTTGAACGTGCCGTTCTGGATAAAAGCCTCACAGGTGATGCACCAGAACTGCCCCAGCTGTCTGAACTGGATGTGGTCAGGCATTACACCCGCCTTTCCCAGTGGAACTTTGGAGTGGATTCAGGCATGTACCCTTTGGGGTCCTGCACCATGAAGTACAATCCCAAAACCAATGAAGTTCAGGCGGCTCGCCAGGGATTTGCCGGTGCCCACCCCTTTGCAGGGGAAGAATTTTCCCAGGGCGCTTTGGAGATGATGTATAACCTTGAGCAATATCTTATCCGAATAACAGGATTTGATGCTGCAACCCTTCAACCGGCTGCCGGTGCCCATGGGGAATTTGCCGGCATACTCATGATCCATGCCTATCATGCAAAAAATGGAAAACAGCGTTCCAAAATAATCGTCCCGGACACGGCACACGGCACCAACCCTGCCAGTGCAAGTCTTTGCGGGTATAAATCCGTTAATATCAAATCCGGAAAAGACGGCATCCTTGAGCCGGAAGCGGTTGCAGCCGTCATGGATGAAGATACGGCCGGTATAATGGTAACCAATCCCAATACTTTGGGACTTTTTGAATCCAATATCAAGGAAATTGCAGAGATCGTACATTCCAAGGGCGGACTTGTGTATGGAGACGGTGCCAACATGAATGCCATCATGGGGATTGTAAAACCGGGGCAAATCGGTATTGATGTCCTTCATTTTAATCTTCACAAGACCTTTTCAACCCCCCATGGCGGTGGCGGACCAGGATCTGGACCAGTAGCGGTTGTCAAAGCCCTTGAACCCTTTTTGCCCATACCAAGAGTGGTCAAAGAACTTGATTCCTACAGGTTTGAGACAAACTGCCCGGATACCATCGGCAGGCTCCATACCTTTTACGGACATGTCGGCGTCATGATCAGAGCCTATTCCTACATTCTTTCCATGGGAGGCAAAGGACTCAAGGATGCCAGCACACTTGCCGTTCTCAATGCCAATTATATCAAGGAAAGCTTGAAAGGCACGCTAAACCTGCCCTATGACAGGCCCTGCATGCACGAATGCGTGTTTAATGACGAGAAGCAGCAAGAAAATCAATATTCCGGTTCAATACCCCAAGTTCACATTACCACCATGGATATGGCAAAACGACTTCTGGATTACGGATTTCATCCCCCCACGGTCTATTTCCCACTTGTGGTGGAAGGCGCGTTTATGGTGGAACCCACGGAAACCGAATCAAAAGAGGATATTGACCAGTTTATTGACGCTGTCAAATCCATTGCCAAAGAAGCTGTGGAGGAGCCTGAACAATTGAAAACCGCTCCTCATCTGTCCAAGGTTACAAGGATGGATGAAGTGACGGCAGCAAGGAAACCATGCCTGAAAGGATAA
- the lipB gene encoding lipoyl(octanoyl) transferase LipB — protein sequence MPERINSSKRSAVFTDLGLMDYNRALDLQIKTLESKVDNHLIEDRIFFVEHPCVFTLGKRGGEENLTVSRKFLTLKNIDVVQTDRGGNITYHGPGQAVMYPVIDLEKNKIGVKDFVHGLEEIMKLTAMEFNIAADRNPRNHGIWVGNSKIGSVGLSVKKGICFHGLAMNINTDLEPFSWINPCGLTNVSMTSIKKEMDMSNTRLGESSNNSSNKKNGTILGTSPGKNHDDISMDRIKKAFVKYFSFVFDYSITIGQEDRF from the coding sequence ATGCCTGAAAGGATAAACTCATCAAAGCGCTCTGCCGTATTTACAGATCTTGGTCTGATGGATTACAACAGGGCGCTTGATCTTCAGATAAAAACCTTGGAATCAAAGGTTGATAACCATCTTATTGAAGACAGGATTTTTTTTGTGGAACATCCTTGTGTATTCACACTTGGAAAAAGGGGTGGAGAAGAAAATTTAACTGTTTCAAGAAAATTTTTAACTTTGAAAAATATTGACGTTGTTCAAACCGATCGAGGCGGGAACATAACCTATCATGGTCCCGGCCAGGCCGTCATGTATCCCGTTATTGACCTTGAGAAAAATAAAATCGGTGTAAAGGATTTTGTCCACGGTCTTGAAGAGATCATGAAGCTTACTGCAATGGAGTTTAACATTGCTGCAGACAGAAATCCGAGAAATCATGGTATCTGGGTGGGAAATTCAAAAATCGGCAGCGTCGGGTTATCCGTCAAAAAAGGTATCTGCTTTCATGGACTTGCCATGAATATCAATACGGATCTTGAACCTTTTTCATGGATTAATCCTTGTGGGCTTACCAATGTATCCATGACATCCATTAAAAAAGAAATGGACATGTCCAATACAAGACTTGGTGAAAGTTCCAATAACAGCTCCAACAAAAAAAATGGTACTATTCTTGGTACAAGCCCTGGTAAAAATCATGATGATATCTCCATGGACCGGATAAAGAAAGCTTTTGTAAAATATTTTTCATTTGTATTTGATTATTCAATTACAATTGGGCAAGAGGACAGATTTTAA
- the lipA gene encoding lipoyl synthase gives MQSRKRQKKPSWLKKSLPKGSDYQRVKGLLSNAGLHTVCQEANCPNMFECFSKNTSTFMILGSECTRNCRFCNVACGIPLPVDPDEPARVARAALDLNLTYVVVTSVTRDDLEDGGAAHFAETIHALKSTLPGNPKVEVLIPDFQGNVEALKIVLSANPDVLNHNIETVPSLYYRARPEADYQQSLDLLRNAKAINISIPAKSGIMVGLGETIKELEQTMKDLFHHGCDIITIGQYLQPTREHLEVQKYYSPEEFKLLEQKARQIGFKKVAAGPFVRSSYNAQDLFEA, from the coding sequence ATGCAGTCTCGAAAAAGACAAAAAAAACCTTCGTGGCTTAAGAAAAGCCTTCCCAAAGGCTCAGATTATCAACGAGTCAAAGGCCTTCTGTCAAATGCGGGTTTGCATACGGTGTGCCAGGAAGCCAACTGTCCCAATATGTTTGAATGTTTTTCCAAAAACACCTCCACATTTATGATTTTAGGATCTGAATGTACTCGAAACTGCAGGTTCTGTAATGTTGCCTGCGGCATCCCCTTGCCGGTTGACCCGGATGAACCGGCAAGGGTTGCCAGGGCCGCCCTTGATTTAAACTTAACCTATGTCGTGGTGACATCCGTAACAAGAGATGATCTTGAAGATGGCGGTGCCGCCCATTTTGCAGAGACTATCCACGCCTTAAAATCCACACTTCCGGGCAACCCGAAAGTGGAAGTTTTAATCCCTGATTTTCAGGGAAATGTTGAAGCATTAAAAATTGTATTATCTGCAAACCCGGACGTGTTGAACCACAATATTGAAACGGTTCCCTCACTGTATTATCGTGCAAGGCCAGAAGCCGATTATCAGCAGTCCCTTGATCTTTTACGCAATGCCAAAGCCATAAACATTTCAATACCAGCAAAATCCGGTATAATGGTAGGGCTTGGAGAAACAATCAAAGAACTTGAGCAAACCATGAAGGATCTTTTTCATCATGGCTGTGATATCATCACCATAGGACAATATCTTCAGCCCACAAGAGAGCATCTGGAGGTTCAAAAATATTATTCTCCCGAAGAATTCAAACTGCTTGAACAAAAAGCCAGGCAAATCGGGTTTAAAAAAGTAGCTGCCGGGCCTTTTGTTCGAAGTTCCTATAATGCACAGGATTTATTTGAAGCCTGA
- the lpdA gene encoding dihydrolipoyl dehydrogenase, translating into MTTKLIVIGAGPGGYVAALRAAALGANVTLIEQENLGGTCLNWGCIPSKIIKNSADIFLKFLKAEQFGINVQGKIIPDMPALMKKKNKILDTQRKGIAGLLKQNGVDVEMGRAVIKSLKSVEIIFDDGNKKELEYDKLIIATGTTPLNVPDFPFDHDRVISSNDLLQIDHIPESMVIVGGGVIGCEFAFMFSALGSKVTIVEAMSRLLPLPSVDEDCSKLLLREMKKRKISVFCDTIVKSSETKDDQIFIHLDISPFTDNPKPKKLKTSVIQSEKMAVCIGRSALSSDLGLENIDLNTTAQGWIDVNERLETNIKGVYAIGDILGPQKVMLAHVASHEGIVAAQNAMGKDSVMNYDVIPGGIFTMPEIGTVGLSEVEAKKKGYEVEAFSVNFRTLGKAQAIDELAGIAKMIVEKKSNKVLGVHLIGAHATDLIAEATLAIQKGLSAEDIAHTIHAHPTLAEIMGEVSLKAAGIPIHG; encoded by the coding sequence ATGACAACAAAACTTATTGTCATCGGGGCAGGTCCCGGCGGATATGTTGCTGCACTTCGGGCAGCTGCTCTTGGAGCAAATGTCACACTCATTGAACAAGAAAATCTGGGCGGCACCTGCTTGAACTGGGGGTGTATTCCATCAAAGATTATAAAAAATTCAGCAGATATTTTTCTTAAATTTCTCAAAGCAGAACAATTTGGCATCAACGTTCAAGGCAAAATAATCCCTGATATGCCGGCCTTGATGAAAAAAAAGAATAAAATTCTGGACACCCAGAGAAAAGGGATAGCCGGCTTGTTAAAACAAAATGGTGTTGACGTGGAAATGGGCAGGGCGGTTATAAAATCATTAAAAAGCGTTGAAATTATTTTTGATGACGGCAATAAAAAAGAGCTTGAATATGACAAGCTGATTATTGCCACAGGAACAACGCCATTAAATGTGCCGGATTTTCCTTTTGATCATGACCGGGTTATATCATCCAATGATCTGTTGCAGATTGATCACATCCCTGAATCCATGGTAATTGTCGGGGGCGGGGTGATTGGATGCGAGTTTGCGTTCATGTTTTCAGCTTTAGGGTCCAAGGTGACCATTGTTGAGGCCATGTCACGATTGCTTCCCTTGCCTTCAGTTGATGAAGACTGCTCCAAATTGCTGCTCAGAGAAATGAAAAAAAGAAAAATTTCTGTATTCTGTGATACCATTGTCAAATCTTCAGAAACAAAAGATGATCAAATTTTTATCCATCTTGACATATCCCCGTTTACAGACAACCCAAAACCCAAGAAATTAAAAACAAGTGTTATCCAATCTGAAAAAATGGCGGTCTGCATAGGAAGGTCTGCACTCTCTTCTGATTTGGGGCTGGAAAATATTGATCTGAATACAACAGCACAAGGATGGATTGATGTTAATGAGCGCCTGGAAACCAATATCAAAGGAGTGTATGCCATAGGAGATATCCTTGGGCCTCAAAAAGTAATGCTGGCCCATGTGGCATCTCATGAAGGGATTGTTGCTGCCCAAAATGCCATGGGCAAAGACAGTGTCATGAATTATGATGTCATTCCGGGAGGTATCTTTACCATGCCGGAAATAGGTACGGTTGGATTGAGTGAGGTTGAAGCCAAGAAAAAAGGGTATGAGGTGGAAGCTTTCAGTGTTAATTTCAGGACTCTTGGCAAAGCCCAGGCCATAGATGAACTGGCAGGAATAGCAAAAATGATTGTTGAAAAAAAATCCAACAAGGTGCTGGGTGTTCATTTGATCGGTGCCCATGCAACCGATCTTATTGCCGAAGCAACCCTTGCAATCCAAAAAGGGTTGAGTGCCGAGGATATCGCCCATACCATCCATGCCCATCCCACCCTGGCTGAAATTATGGGAGAAGTATCTTTAAAGGCTGCCGGTATACCGATTCACGGATAG